The Haladaptatus cibarius D43 genome includes a region encoding these proteins:
- a CDS encoding DUF411 domain-containing protein, whose amino-acid sequence MTNLDRRAFLGTLTTAGLGAVAGCTNSGQTETNMKYKTDGNEKQLRQAATTYLTKATLYKAPNCMCCEGHKKYLESTTDVDMSVRDIDDLMKVKSRFDVPKKLVSCHTLDTGKYIVEGHVPREAIGKLALEKPDILGIALPKMPAGSPGMGGEKTEEFVIYAMEKDGSYRKFMTI is encoded by the coding sequence ATGACAAACCTCGATCGCCGTGCCTTCCTCGGCACACTTACGACAGCAGGGCTGGGAGCAGTTGCTGGCTGTACGAACAGTGGTCAGACCGAGACCAATATGAAATACAAGACGGATGGGAACGAAAAGCAGCTCCGTCAAGCAGCGACGACATATTTGACGAAAGCCACCCTCTACAAAGCACCAAACTGCATGTGTTGTGAAGGGCATAAGAAGTACCTCGAATCAACAACAGATGTGGATATGTCGGTGAGAGATATAGATGACCTGATGAAAGTAAAGTCAAGATTTGATGTGCCAAAAAAGCTCGTGAGCTGCCACACTTTGGACACTGGGAAATACATCGTGGAAGGTCATGTTCCTCGAGAAGCAATCGGAAAGCTTGCACTTGAAAAACCAGACATTCTCGGCATTGCACTCCCAAAAATGCCAGCGGGATCACCCGGTATGGGAGGCGAGAAAACCGAGGAATTCGTTATTTACGCAATGGAAAAAGATGGCTCCTATCGTAAGTTCATGACTATCTGA
- a CDS encoding DsrE family protein, which produces MQRRNFVSVTGTLGAILLGSESVSARNTDHPAQQNSCARPAPKTKTVLHLSSGDSMAHKGALMNGKNLLDDESVPVKDLVVLANSKGVQLYTPPTDDNEFADQIASLQDRGVTFRACGNAMEMLGLTKDDLLSGVEQVPSGVGELARLQALDFGYIKVP; this is translated from the coding sequence ATGCAACGACGGAACTTCGTCTCGGTAACTGGCACGCTTGGTGCGATACTCCTAGGGAGTGAATCGGTAAGTGCGAGGAACACGGATCATCCCGCACAGCAAAACTCGTGCGCGCGACCCGCACCGAAAACGAAAACAGTTCTTCATCTCTCGAGCGGCGACTCGATGGCCCACAAAGGTGCCCTAATGAACGGAAAGAATCTTCTGGACGATGAGAGTGTTCCTGTTAAGGATCTCGTCGTGTTAGCGAACAGCAAAGGGGTACAACTGTACACACCGCCGACCGACGACAACGAGTTCGCAGATCAAATTGCGTCGCTCCAGGATCGTGGCGTTACGTTCCGTGCTTGTGGGAATGCAATGGAGATGCTGGGCCTCACGAAGGACGATCTCCTCTCAGGGGTCGAACAGGTCCCGTCTGGTGTCGGTGAACTCGCTCGCCTGCAAGCACTTGATTTCGGATACATCAAGGTTCCATAG
- a CDS encoding NAD(P)H-binding protein encodes MNVLIAGGDGFVGRNVCAELVTRGHTVTSLSRSPDAEVLPDTVELVSGDITDYDSIEAAFEEKDAAVNLTALPPLHQPRPGTFHDTVCIGGVMNAVHAAQEHDVSRYIEMSSLGADPYSPIAYWRTQGLGDLVAQYSDLDWVILRPSFIFGKGSETFAFIKQYTTPYVTFLPDGGDQPSFQPIWVEDVAQIVADAIEQDRHVRQVYDLGGPEILTFGEVTRMLYHAAGESVRILPVPMQLVEFALSAAEPLQTIPFGIDQARALEMTNTTDHNDIKAFGLDKSDLMRVETYLSTTSTNSNREQNHG; translated from the coding sequence ATGAACGTTCTCATCGCGGGGGGAGACGGGTTTGTCGGCCGAAACGTCTGTGCCGAACTCGTCACCCGAGGTCACACAGTCACGTCGCTCTCTCGGTCGCCGGATGCCGAAGTTCTGCCGGATACTGTCGAACTAGTATCGGGCGATATCACGGACTACGACTCCATCGAAGCAGCATTCGAAGAAAAAGACGCTGCAGTAAACCTCACAGCACTCCCACCGCTTCATCAACCACGACCGGGAACATTCCACGACACCGTCTGCATCGGCGGCGTGATGAATGCGGTACATGCTGCTCAGGAACACGATGTATCACGATATATCGAGATGAGTTCACTCGGTGCAGATCCGTACAGTCCGATTGCTTATTGGCGAACGCAGGGTCTCGGTGATTTGGTAGCTCAGTATTCAGATCTGGACTGGGTGATTCTCCGTCCCTCGTTCATTTTCGGGAAGGGGAGTGAAACGTTCGCCTTCATCAAACAGTACACAACGCCGTACGTCACGTTTCTCCCGGATGGTGGAGATCAACCGAGTTTTCAGCCGATATGGGTGGAGGATGTCGCGCAAATCGTCGCAGATGCAATCGAGCAAGACCGTCACGTGAGGCAGGTGTACGATCTCGGAGGTCCCGAGATACTTACGTTTGGGGAGGTCACACGCATGCTCTATCATGCTGCAGGGGAATCAGTCCGCATTCTCCCAGTGCCGATGCAGTTAGTAGAGTTTGCTCTGTCTGCTGCCGAACCGCTGCAGACAATTCCGTTTGGTATCGACCAGGCGCGGGCACTGGAAATGACGAACACTACAGATCACAACGATATCAAGGCATTCGGCCTCGATAAAAGTGATCTGATGCGGGTTGAGACGTACCTGTCGACTACGTCAACGAACAGCAACAGGGAGCAGAATCACGGATAG
- a CDS encoding vitamin K epoxide reductase family protein — translation MPPKRTIGWETVSGNQDRVSDGTADRQHQESRAPGTMMLKHPTMEIWPQYPIVILGLWLIASPFTFGYESLAMTISDTVSGVLLIVFSGAVILLGSGIANYVNGFVGVWLLLAPLFFWAPTSDAYLNDTLVGVFVITFAVLVVMRMEMSGPDIPRGWTYNPSTAAQRAPIIIAGLIGFFFSTHMATFQLGYTDFVFDPFFGRGTENVLTSDVSRMFPISDAGLGAVAYAVEVLMGFMGDKRRWRTMPWMVTLFGIVVIPLGFVSIVLIILQPLAVGTWCTLCLLSALAMLFMIALTVDEVAAMGQFLYQQTRGDVSLWHVFWMGGSFSTSDAGVDGKTRSDADSWWSMFWGMSVSRPLLGTTGLGLWLISSPALLGTVGAAADSSHLVGALVVTFSVIAMGEPVRTVRFLNIPLGIWVIVAPWVLTGSSIVAMWSSVAVGILIVVFSVPRGSIRDQYGSWNRYIR, via the coding sequence ATGCCGCCGAAGAGAACCATCGGGTGGGAAACAGTGAGTGGGAATCAGGACAGAGTATCCGATGGAACGGCTGACCGCCAACACCAGGAGTCACGAGCACCGGGAACGATGATGCTCAAACATCCCACGATGGAGATCTGGCCGCAGTATCCTATCGTTATCCTCGGACTCTGGCTCATAGCGAGTCCGTTCACCTTCGGGTACGAGAGTCTCGCGATGACCATCAGCGACACGGTCAGCGGAGTGCTCCTCATTGTATTCAGTGGTGCTGTGATTTTACTCGGGAGCGGCATCGCGAATTACGTAAACGGGTTCGTCGGTGTCTGGTTGCTGCTTGCTCCGTTATTCTTCTGGGCTCCGACGAGCGATGCCTACCTGAACGACACGCTCGTCGGTGTTTTCGTCATCACCTTCGCTGTGCTCGTCGTCATGCGAATGGAGATGTCGGGGCCAGATATCCCGAGAGGTTGGACGTACAACCCATCGACGGCAGCACAACGGGCACCGATCATTATTGCCGGACTTATCGGCTTCTTTTTCTCGACCCACATGGCCACGTTCCAGCTCGGCTACACCGACTTCGTCTTCGACCCGTTTTTCGGCCGTGGAACGGAGAACGTGCTCACGTCCGATGTCTCGAGGATGTTTCCGATCTCTGATGCGGGTCTCGGTGCCGTCGCATACGCGGTCGAGGTTCTTATGGGGTTCATGGGTGATAAGCGCCGGTGGCGAACGATGCCGTGGATGGTGACGCTATTTGGTATCGTGGTCATCCCCCTCGGCTTCGTTAGCATCGTTCTCATTATCCTCCAGCCGTTAGCCGTCGGGACGTGGTGTACGCTCTGTTTGCTTTCCGCGCTCGCGATGCTGTTCATGATTGCACTGACGGTTGATGAGGTCGCCGCAATGGGACAGTTCCTCTACCAACAGACGCGAGGTGATGTCTCACTGTGGCATGTCTTTTGGATGGGTGGTTCCTTCTCAACTTCGGATGCTGGTGTGGATGGAAAGACACGCTCGGATGCAGACTCGTGGTGGTCGATGTTCTGGGGAATGTCCGTGTCTCGGCCTCTTCTCGGTACAACAGGGTTAGGTCTCTGGTTAATATCGTCGCCTGCCCTCCTCGGAACGGTTGGTGCCGCCGCAGACAGTAGCCATCTCGTTGGCGCACTCGTCGTCACGTTTTCGGTCATTGCGATGGGAGAACCGGTTCGTACCGTCCGATTCCTGAACATTCCTCTCGGGATATGGGTCATCGTAGCCCCGTGGGTTCTCACAGGATCCTCAATAGTCGCGATGTGGAGTAGTGTTGCTGTCGGTATCCTCATCGTTGTTTTCAGCGTTCCTCGCGGAAGTATTCGTGACCAGTACGGCAGCTGGAATCGATATATAAGATAG
- a CDS encoding heavy-metal-associated domain-containing protein, with translation MTTTITVEGMSCGHCEQTVEDALRSIDGITDATANHEAEQASIEGDADVTVLVQAVENAGYTAHA, from the coding sequence ATGACGACGACCATCACTGTCGAAGGAATGTCGTGTGGACACTGCGAACAGACTGTCGAAGACGCCCTCCGTAGTATCGACGGCATCACTGATGCTACTGCAAACCACGAAGCCGAACAAGCGAGTATCGAAGGAGATGCCGATGTCACGGTTCTGGTTCAAGCCGTCGAGAATGCAGGATATACCGCGCACGCCTGA
- a CDS encoding AsnC family transcriptional regulator, whose translation MRDLDETDLEILELLMSNARRPYSDVADAVDLSPPAVSDRVARLQERGIIRGFTLDIDSSQLRQGIPILVTLDVAADSRDAPSVKETLLDTGEVEYVFTTAEADLIAYVRVPDTDVAAWLDTIFDEGTIDDFEVTLLSGADWSPDLGGMEFALTCAECGNTVDSEGTSTRIDGDLYQFCCPSCEARFEEKYEQLQQGAD comes from the coding sequence ATGCGCGATCTGGACGAAACCGACCTCGAAATCCTGGAGCTACTGATGTCGAACGCTCGTCGGCCCTACAGCGATGTGGCGGACGCTGTTGATTTGTCACCACCTGCCGTCTCGGATCGGGTCGCTCGACTACAGGAGCGGGGAATCATCCGTGGATTTACGCTCGATATCGACTCCTCACAACTTCGTCAAGGAATTCCTATTCTGGTAACTCTTGACGTCGCGGCTGACAGTCGAGACGCTCCGTCAGTTAAGGAGACACTCCTCGATACCGGCGAAGTCGAATACGTGTTTACTACTGCAGAAGCTGACCTCATTGCATACGTGCGGGTACCCGACACTGATGTCGCTGCCTGGCTTGACACGATCTTCGACGAGGGAACGATCGACGACTTCGAAGTGACACTGTTGTCAGGTGCGGATTGGTCTCCTGACCTTGGTGGGATGGAGTTCGCGTTGACCTGCGCGGAGTGTGGTAACACGGTCGATAGCGAAGGAACATCGACTCGCATTGATGGCGATCTCTATCAGTTCTGTTGTCCGTCGTGTGAAGCCCGTTTCGAGGAGAAATATGAACAACTCCAGCAAGGAGCGGACTGA
- a CDS encoding heavy metal translocating P-type ATPase — translation MSQHRVHIDIQGMSCANCSQTIADSVESLDGVSEANINFATDEGTIEYDSDEVSPKQIYEAIESAGYTPVTETKTIGITDMSCANCSETVQSALERTSGVIEADVNFATDEAQVRYNPAEATLTNLYDAIEDAGYAPVRADGESGESATDRRDAARQAEIRKQLRLTLFGAVLSAPLIFFLAEKFILGGGILPETVFGIEFGWVEFLLATPVQIVLGWEFYKNSYKALVKNKSANMDVLIALGSSTAYLYSVVVLLGLIAGSLYFDTAALILVFITLGNYLEARSKGQASDALRKLLEMEADTATVVDEDGTEREVPIENVTVGDRMKIRPGEKIPTDGVVVDGQSAVDESMVTGESVPVEKEEGDEVVGSTINENGVLVVEATKVGEDTALQQIVQTVKEAQSRQPDIQNLADRISAYFVPVVIVNALFWGAIWYLFPGALAGFVDALPLWGLVGGGPTALSTFEFAVIVFASAVLIACPCALGLATPAATMVGTTLGAQNGVLFKGGDVLERAKDVDTVVFDKTGTLTKGEMELTDVIVFDADGQPRTDGGDTIANGGQLATHERLTEADVLRFAASAESGSEHPLAQAIVEGAKERDIEVMEPDSFENVPGHGIQATLGGSEILVGNRKLLSNNDVAPDPAEETMQRLENEGKTAMLVAYEGELIGVVADADTVKESARDAVSALQRRGIDVMMITGDNERTARAVAKQVGIDSQNVRAGVLPEDKSDAVETIQDEGRKAMMVGDGVNDAPALAVAYVGTAIGSGTDVAIEAADVTLMRNDPLDVVKAIRISDATLAKIKQNLVWALGYNTAMIPLASLGLLQPVLAAGAMAFSSVSVLTNSLLFRQYTPDHDYKLFGRLR, via the coding sequence ATGAGCCAGCATCGAGTGCACATCGATATTCAGGGAATGAGCTGTGCGAACTGTTCCCAGACCATCGCCGATTCCGTCGAATCCCTTGATGGGGTGTCGGAAGCAAACATCAATTTTGCGACCGACGAAGGAACCATCGAGTACGACTCGGACGAGGTTTCTCCAAAGCAGATCTACGAAGCTATCGAGAGTGCCGGCTATACTCCTGTCACGGAGACGAAAACGATCGGCATTACGGATATGTCGTGTGCGAACTGCTCGGAGACGGTACAGAGCGCGCTCGAGCGGACATCAGGCGTTATCGAAGCGGACGTCAACTTCGCTACTGACGAGGCACAGGTCAGATACAACCCCGCTGAAGCGACGCTCACGAACCTCTACGATGCTATCGAAGATGCCGGCTACGCACCTGTTCGCGCGGACGGCGAGTCCGGTGAATCTGCCACAGATCGCCGCGATGCCGCTCGGCAGGCCGAAATCCGTAAACAATTACGACTCACTCTGTTCGGTGCCGTACTCTCTGCACCGCTCATTTTCTTCCTTGCTGAGAAATTCATTCTTGGCGGAGGGATTCTTCCGGAGACGGTATTCGGAATCGAGTTCGGCTGGGTCGAGTTCTTGCTCGCGACGCCGGTTCAAATCGTTCTTGGGTGGGAGTTCTACAAGAACTCCTACAAGGCCCTCGTGAAGAACAAGAGCGCCAACATGGATGTGCTCATCGCGTTGGGCTCGTCTACGGCGTATCTCTACAGTGTCGTCGTGCTGCTCGGACTGATCGCCGGAAGTCTCTACTTCGACACGGCCGCGCTCATCCTCGTGTTCATCACGCTCGGCAACTATCTCGAAGCGCGCTCGAAGGGGCAAGCGAGTGACGCGCTACGCAAGTTGTTGGAGATGGAAGCCGACACTGCAACCGTCGTTGATGAAGACGGTACCGAGCGCGAGGTACCCATCGAAAACGTGACAGTAGGCGACCGGATGAAGATCCGTCCCGGTGAGAAAATTCCCACTGACGGTGTCGTCGTGGATGGACAGAGTGCGGTTGACGAATCGATGGTTACCGGAGAATCAGTACCCGTAGAGAAAGAGGAGGGGGACGAGGTCGTCGGATCGACCATCAACGAAAATGGTGTCCTCGTCGTCGAAGCGACGAAGGTCGGGGAGGACACTGCACTCCAGCAGATCGTTCAGACAGTCAAAGAAGCACAGTCCCGTCAACCCGATATTCAGAATCTCGCCGACCGAATTTCAGCGTACTTCGTTCCCGTTGTCATCGTGAATGCCTTGTTTTGGGGGGCTATTTGGTATCTTTTCCCCGGAGCACTCGCTGGCTTCGTGGACGCACTCCCACTGTGGGGATTAGTTGGTGGTGGGCCGACTGCTCTCTCCACGTTCGAGTTCGCGGTCATCGTCTTTGCCAGCGCGGTACTCATTGCGTGCCCATGTGCGCTCGGGTTAGCAACGCCAGCAGCAACGATGGTTGGCACCACACTGGGTGCGCAGAACGGCGTCCTCTTCAAAGGTGGCGATGTTCTGGAACGGGCGAAAGACGTGGATACCGTCGTCTTCGACAAAACAGGTACCCTGACGAAAGGTGAAATGGAACTCACGGACGTCATTGTCTTCGATGCCGATGGTCAGCCTCGTACGGATGGCGGAGACACAATTGCCAATGGTGGCCAACTGGCCACTCACGAACGTCTCACCGAGGCCGACGTGCTGCGCTTTGCCGCCAGTGCGGAGAGCGGGAGTGAACATCCACTCGCGCAAGCTATCGTCGAGGGAGCCAAAGAACGTGATATCGAGGTCATGGAACCTGACTCGTTCGAGAACGTTCCGGGGCACGGTATCCAGGCAACGCTCGGTGGAAGCGAGATTCTCGTCGGCAATCGCAAACTCCTATCCAATAATGACGTCGCTCCGGATCCGGCCGAAGAAACGATGCAACGTCTCGAAAACGAAGGGAAAACGGCGATGCTCGTCGCGTACGAGGGCGAACTCATTGGGGTGGTCGCTGATGCCGACACGGTCAAAGAGAGCGCAAGAGATGCGGTAAGTGCGCTTCAGCGGCGTGGCATCGACGTGATGATGATTACCGGTGACAACGAGCGTACTGCCCGTGCTGTCGCCAAGCAGGTGGGGATCGATTCCCAAAACGTCCGGGCTGGAGTCCTTCCCGAAGACAAATCCGATGCAGTCGAGACAATTCAGGACGAGGGACGGAAGGCGATGATGGTTGGTGACGGCGTTAACGACGCGCCGGCGCTCGCTGTCGCATATGTTGGGACTGCTATCGGGAGCGGAACCGACGTTGCCATCGAGGCAGCGGACGTAACGCTCATGCGGAATGATCCGCTCGACGTGGTGAAGGCGATCCGTATCTCGGATGCTACGCTCGCAAAGATCAAACAGAACCTCGTGTGGGCGCTGGGCTACAACACGGCGATGATCCCACTGGCGTCGCTCGGCTTACTTCAGCCGGTGCTGGCTGCGGGTGCAATGGCATTCTCCAGCGTGTCGGTGCTCACGAACAGTTTGCTGTTCCGCCAATACACTCCTGACCACGATTACAAACTCTTCGGCAGACTGCGCTAA
- a CDS encoding heavy-metal-associated domain-containing protein: protein MTTTLIVEGMTCGGCEQNVIDALEAVEGVSNANADREANTASVEGSAKTDALIGAVEDAGYDASA from the coding sequence ATGACAACAACACTCATTGTTGAAGGAATGACTTGCGGTGGTTGTGAACAGAACGTCATCGACGCACTCGAAGCGGTGGAGGGCGTTTCGAATGCGAACGCGGACAGAGAAGCAAACACGGCGTCCGTCGAGGGTTCCGCGAAGACGGACGCACTCATCGGTGCTGTCGAGGACGCTGGATACGACGCGAGTGCGTAA
- a CDS encoding ABC transporter substrate-binding protein produces the protein MTNKNITRRSAVQIIGAGSLIGLAGCSSSSDSPNQSDPYGSSTSTTGGGDGATNGSKSATVALATDLTAGTWGVYGGVMPYYTNILEPLIWVSKDMKLEPWLATEWKATGETTWEFTLREDVTFHNGKPLTAEAVVFSFHQLLDEWSWAPGWLHVEKDGVKALDKTTVEFTTTDPFPTFPGTIAHNMVAIQHPDRDRKAGEVIGTGPFQVETVKKEQFVQTTAFEDYWNDPPKLSGLKFRVITDANTRALSLSAHETDVAYQPPRNKINSIRKASKTNVETQGSPSAGYLGINLYKSPTDDVKLRKALNYAVNQNAIVESILSGVGKPARGSIAPSIYWSAHDQLPEYGQNKSKAKSLVKSSNYDGEALKLLVSTDMTDGNLLAQAVAQQMEAVGVSIDIQVLEDAAFNDAERNGQGHLALSEKGTNSGAADYVIYESFHSEGDMNERLYGDEGTGLYNLGSKVDSLLKTGFQTGSKEKKKEVYREVQRMIAEKAVIVPLYYSEYVVAAFRDVNNLDLRPIPEMVRWDSLTHTN, from the coding sequence ATGACAAACAAAAACATCACTCGGCGAAGCGCAGTACAAATAATCGGTGCGGGCAGTCTAATTGGGCTCGCTGGCTGTTCGAGTTCATCGGATTCTCCCAACCAATCGGATCCATACGGTTCGTCCACTTCGACTACGGGCGGAGGCGATGGTGCCACCAACGGTTCGAAGAGTGCGACGGTTGCCCTCGCGACAGACCTCACTGCTGGCACGTGGGGCGTGTACGGCGGTGTGATGCCGTATTATACAAACATTCTCGAACCACTCATTTGGGTTTCGAAGGATATGAAACTCGAACCGTGGCTCGCTACGGAGTGGAAGGCAACCGGTGAAACGACGTGGGAGTTCACGCTCCGCGAGGACGTCACGTTCCACAACGGCAAGCCGCTCACCGCCGAAGCGGTCGTTTTCTCGTTCCATCAACTCCTCGATGAGTGGTCGTGGGCACCCGGATGGCTCCACGTCGAAAAGGACGGCGTGAAGGCACTCGATAAGACGACGGTCGAGTTTACCACGACCGACCCTTTCCCGACGTTCCCTGGAACCATTGCTCACAACATGGTTGCAATCCAACACCCAGACCGTGACCGTAAGGCAGGAGAGGTTATCGGGACGGGACCGTTCCAAGTCGAGACCGTAAAGAAAGAACAGTTCGTTCAAACGACGGCGTTCGAGGACTACTGGAACGACCCGCCGAAACTATCGGGTCTGAAGTTCCGTGTTATCACGGATGCAAATACGCGTGCATTGTCGCTGTCGGCACATGAAACGGACGTCGCGTATCAGCCTCCTCGGAACAAGATAAATTCGATTCGGAAAGCCTCGAAAACGAACGTCGAGACACAAGGCTCGCCGTCCGCAGGCTATCTCGGTATCAATCTCTACAAATCGCCGACTGACGACGTGAAACTTCGGAAGGCGCTAAACTATGCAGTCAACCAGAACGCCATCGTCGAATCCATCCTCAGTGGGGTCGGCAAACCGGCGCGCGGTTCAATCGCCCCGAGCATCTACTGGTCGGCCCACGACCAACTTCCCGAGTACGGCCAGAACAAGTCCAAAGCGAAGTCTCTCGTAAAGTCCTCAAATTATGACGGCGAGGCGCTCAAACTCCTCGTCAGCACGGATATGACCGACGGGAATCTGCTCGCCCAGGCCGTTGCCCAACAGATGGAAGCGGTCGGTGTCAGCATCGACATCCAGGTGTTGGAGGATGCCGCGTTCAACGACGCCGAGCGCAACGGACAGGGCCATCTCGCACTGAGCGAGAAAGGGACGAACAGCGGCGCGGCGGACTACGTCATCTACGAGAGTTTCCACTCGGAAGGGGACATGAACGAGCGACTGTACGGCGACGAAGGAACTGGTCTCTACAACCTCGGTTCGAAGGTAGACTCACTTCTGAAGACCGGATTCCAAACGGGGAGCAAGGAGAAGAAGAAGGAGGTTTATCGAGAGGTTCAACGGATGATCGCTGAGAAGGCGGTTATCGTTCCGCTGTACTACAGCGAGTACGTCGTCGCGGCGTTTCGTGACGTGAACAATCTTGACCTTCGACCCATCCCCGAGATGGTTCGGTGGGATAGTCTGACGCATACAAACTGA